A section of the Thermovibrio guaymasensis genome encodes:
- a CDS encoding bifunctional folylpolyglutamate synthase/dihydrofolate synthase has translation MTLFEKFFEGREFIWKPGLERVSSAVREFGGKEYPSVIVAGTNGKGSTALLTAEALMKQGFRVGLFTSPHVYRFNERIRVNLKEVSTEGLDEAFKGIRPLVERFELTYFEASLLLALEVFKRESVDCAVFEVGLGGRLDATNVLEHQVGLLTKVSLDHRGWLGNSLKEIAGEKVAVLKEGMVGVSLSNPSEVLRVLKDNFRGELHLYGKDFWAEGVRVGLKGTEFFYMGQIPISLSLVGDHYAENGCGAIRAAQVLTERFLGKKFLIPREFSSLLPGRFEVFREAPPFIFDGAHNGQALRALFNTLKELGIKASVIFGAFKDKELEDNLKEIKSYLDYSGGDFFSVSLPPPRGLSAQELLEKAKELGLKGRILKEVRVSDFKDPVVLTGSFYVGGLVERS, from the coding sequence TTGACGCTCTTTGAGAAGTTCTTCGAAGGAAGGGAGTTCATTTGGAAGCCAGGACTTGAGAGGGTAAGTTCAGCCGTAAGGGAATTTGGAGGGAAGGAATACCCTTCAGTAATTGTTGCAGGAACTAACGGTAAGGGGAGCACTGCCCTTTTAACTGCCGAGGCCTTAATGAAACAGGGCTTCCGTGTAGGTCTGTTTACTTCTCCCCACGTTTACAGGTTTAACGAAAGAATCAGAGTAAACCTTAAAGAAGTTAGCACTGAAGGGCTTGATGAAGCCTTTAAGGGTATTAGACCTTTAGTTGAGAGGTTTGAGCTTACATACTTTGAGGCTTCCCTCCTTTTAGCCCTTGAAGTTTTTAAAAGGGAAAGTGTTGACTGTGCAGTTTTTGAGGTAGGTCTTGGAGGGAGGCTGGATGCGACTAACGTTCTGGAACATCAGGTTGGACTTTTAACTAAGGTTTCCCTTGACCACAGAGGTTGGTTAGGGAATAGTCTTAAGGAGATTGCCGGGGAAAAGGTTGCAGTTTTGAAGGAGGGTATGGTTGGAGTATCACTTAGTAACCCTTCTGAAGTTTTGAGGGTTTTAAAGGATAACTTTAGGGGAGAACTCCACCTCTACGGAAAGGACTTTTGGGCTGAAGGGGTAAGAGTGGGCCTTAAGGGAACAGAGTTCTTCTACATGGGGCAAATTCCCATAAGTTTGAGTTTAGTAGGTGACCACTACGCCGAAAACGGGTGTGGGGCTATAAGGGCGGCTCAGGTTTTGACTGAGAGGTTTTTGGGGAAGAAGTTCCTTATTCCGAGGGAGTTTAGTTCACTTCTTCCGGGAAGGTTTGAGGTTTTTAGAGAGGCTCCTCCCTTCATCTTTGATGGGGCCCACAACGGCCAGGCCCTGAGAGCTCTCTTTAATACCTTGAAAGAGCTCGGAATAAAGGCTTCGGTAATCTTTGGAGCTTTTAAGGACAAGGAGCTTGAGGACAACCTGAAGGAGATTAAGTCTTACCTTGACTACTCGGGAGGAGATTTCTTCTCAGTATCCCTTCCTCCTCCCCGGGGCCTTTCTGCACAGGAGCTCTTAGAGAAGGCCAAAGAGTTAGGTTTAAAAGGAAGAATCCTTAAAGAGGTAAGGGTTTCAGATTTTAAAGATCCTGTAGTTCTAACCGGTTCTTTCTACGTTGGAGGTTTAGTTGAGAGAAGTTAA
- the truD gene encoding tRNA pseudouridine(13) synthase TruD — protein sequence MREVKFLWKKREAEDFIVKEISEFEIDEEGSHYLYLLAKRNYTTREVSKRFNLSYAGMKDKFALTFQKVSSSEFLGNLISEKEDQRWFILKFLGKIRRKVKIGQLKGNKFAVKVEGFNFKERKAFINYYDVQRIGGNWFRGKELLKRLLDKPRRRLKWSENLLLDSYLSYLWNRSLELYLIDRFTGYYIFDGEERFFIPESLEERIDGLPKFWTVLGYKKKLLTSALYYREVLKGEGFSLDEVLEGLRALGIKGDYRMTYVLVKDFKVIGKYAFFFLPKGSFATMFLKHIQAV from the coding sequence TTGAGAGAAGTTAAGTTCCTTTGGAAGAAAAGAGAGGCTGAGGACTTTATAGTTAAAGAGATTTCTGAGTTTGAAATTGATGAGGAAGGAAGCCACTACCTCTACCTCCTTGCAAAGAGGAATTACACAACGAGGGAAGTTTCAAAGAGGTTTAACCTTTCCTATGCAGGTATGAAGGATAAATTTGCATTGACCTTTCAGAAGGTATCTTCCTCAGAGTTTTTAGGGAATTTAATTTCAGAGAAAGAAGACCAAAGGTGGTTTATTCTAAAGTTCTTAGGGAAGATTAGAAGGAAAGTTAAGATCGGACAGCTAAAGGGTAACAAGTTCGCCGTAAAGGTTGAAGGTTTTAACTTTAAAGAGAGGAAAGCCTTTATAAACTACTACGACGTTCAGAGGATAGGTGGAAACTGGTTTAGGGGAAAGGAGCTCCTTAAGAGGCTCCTTGATAAACCGAGAAGGAGGTTAAAGTGGAGTGAAAACCTCCTCCTTGACTCTTACCTATCTTACCTTTGGAACAGGAGTTTGGAGCTCTACCTCATTGATAGGTTTACAGGCTATTACATTTTTGACGGAGAGGAAAGGTTCTTCATACCTGAAAGTTTAGAAGAGAGAATTGATGGACTTCCGAAGTTCTGGACTGTTCTGGGCTATAAGAAAAAGCTCCTAACTTCTGCTCTTTACTACCGGGAGGTTTTAAAAGGGGAAGGGTTCAGTCTAGATGAAGTTTTGGAGGGCTTGAGGGCTTTGGGAATTAAAGGGGACTACCGTATGACCTACGTCCTTGTTAAGGACTTTAAAGTAATTGGGAAGTACGCCTTCTTTTTCCTTCCCAAGGGATCTTTTGCTACCATGTTCTTAAAACACATTCAGGCGGTTTAA
- a CDS encoding radical SAM protein, with amino-acid sequence MEGTVEKLYSFISPCRLCPRECLSKRSEGELGFCRVTDEPMVSSFGPHFGEEPVLVGYGGSGTIFFTGCNLGCVFCQNYQISHLMEGEYISLSDLADIMLHLQERGCHNINLVTPTHQVPQIFAAVDEARGKGLKLPIVYNCGGYESLEVLRELEGLVQIYMPDFKTLSREFAAKYLKAPDYPEVVKEALLEMHRQVGDLEVNEFGIAKKGLIVRHLVMPNWAEDSKAVLKWIAENLGRNTYTNVMDQYYPYYKACDYPEICRRITPEEFEEVYSFAKRLGLRLAV; translated from the coding sequence GTGGAGGGAACGGTAGAGAAACTTTACTCCTTTATATCTCCCTGTAGGCTCTGTCCTAGGGAGTGTTTATCAAAGAGGAGTGAAGGGGAACTGGGTTTCTGTAGGGTTACCGATGAACCTATGGTTTCATCCTTTGGCCCCCACTTCGGAGAGGAGCCCGTTTTAGTAGGCTACGGGGGGAGCGGAACTATCTTCTTTACAGGTTGCAACTTAGGGTGTGTCTTCTGTCAAAATTACCAAATTTCCCACCTTATGGAAGGGGAGTACATTTCACTTTCAGACTTAGCCGATATTATGCTCCACCTTCAGGAAAGGGGGTGCCACAACATAAACCTGGTTACTCCAACCCATCAGGTTCCCCAGATATTTGCAGCCGTTGATGAGGCAAGGGGTAAAGGCTTAAAACTTCCAATAGTTTATAACTGTGGAGGTTATGAGAGCCTAGAGGTGCTAAGGGAGCTTGAAGGGCTCGTTCAGATTTACATGCCAGATTTTAAAACCTTAAGCAGGGAGTTTGCAGCCAAGTACTTAAAAGCTCCAGATTATCCAGAAGTCGTTAAAGAAGCCCTCCTTGAAATGCACAGACAGGTAGGGGACCTTGAGGTTAACGAGTTTGGAATAGCGAAAAAGGGCCTGATTGTTAGACACCTTGTAATGCCAAACTGGGCTGAAGACAGTAAGGCCGTCTTAAAGTGGATTGCGGAAAACCTTGGGAGGAATACCTATACAAACGTTATGGATCAGTACTATCCCTACTACAAGGCCTGCGACTATCCTGAGATATGCAGGAGGATAACGCCTGAGGAGTTTG